A region from the Methylovorus glucosotrophus genome encodes:
- the mltF gene encoding membrane-bound lytic murein transglycosylase MltF, producing the protein MRIFLTILLAFLCSACEQSGDSPAHRPLTKELIVVTHNGPNTYYVDGENQNAGFEYDLVQMFMKDLGPEYSAKFLVVGNISQVIPTLLKGQAHFAAADLSITKLRQHLVKFSVPYQTTQQKVIYNDSQSKPPRTIKDLIGKRIAVPAGTSYAERLREMKERAPALQWEELKRASADELMEQVADGSLDFTVADSHLANMLKNYYPNLADGMSVGKPEQVAWAFPKRGQAWIYQRANAFIEKIKKDGRLRNLIDRYYGHSERLNPMDVTNFLVRTRNVLPQYVGLFKQAQEITGLDWRLLAGVSYQESHWDRFNTSPTNVRGMMMLTEDTADRLGVTDRLDARQSILGGARYIVMLKDMLPERIPEPDRTWLALAAYNIGFAHLEDARILTKRLKLNPDSWADVKKTLPLLNRAEHYSTLKYGYASGGAPVVFVESIRTYHKILERYEPKHQPVLPDFNLVNAGMTTGIAPYQPVP; encoded by the coding sequence ATGCGCATATTCCTGACCATACTGCTGGCCTTTCTTTGCTCGGCCTGCGAGCAATCTGGCGACAGCCCCGCCCATAGGCCGCTTACCAAAGAGTTGATTGTGGTAACGCACAACGGACCGAATACCTATTATGTGGATGGCGAGAACCAGAACGCGGGGTTTGAGTATGATCTGGTGCAGATGTTTATGAAGGATCTGGGGCCGGAGTACAGCGCGAAGTTTTTGGTGGTGGGGAATATTTCGCAGGTGATTCCGACGCTGCTCAAGGGGCAGGCGCATTTTGCGGCGGCGGATTTGAGTATTACCAAGCTGCGCCAGCATCTGGTGAAGTTCAGCGTGCCCTACCAGACCACCCAGCAAAAAGTCATTTACAACGACTCGCAAAGCAAGCCACCAAGAACCATCAAAGACCTTATCGGCAAACGTATTGCAGTGCCTGCGGGAACAAGCTATGCCGAGCGCCTGCGCGAGATGAAAGAGCGTGCCCCTGCCCTGCAGTGGGAGGAGCTGAAGAGAGCCAGTGCGGATGAGCTGATGGAGCAGGTGGCGGATGGCTCGCTGGATTTTACGGTGGCGGATTCGCATCTGGCGAATATGCTCAAGAATTACTACCCAAATCTGGCGGATGGCATGAGCGTGGGCAAGCCGGAACAGGTGGCGTGGGCCTTCCCCAAACGCGGGCAGGCCTGGATTTACCAGCGGGCCAATGCCTTTATCGAGAAGATCAAAAAAGACGGACGGCTGCGCAATCTGATTGACCGCTACTACGGGCACAGCGAGCGGCTGAACCCGATGGACGTGACGAACTTTCTGGTGCGTACGCGTAATGTGTTGCCGCAATATGTGGGGCTATTCAAGCAGGCGCAGGAAATCACTGGTCTGGATTGGCGACTACTGGCGGGGGTGAGCTATCAGGAGTCGCATTGGGATCGATTCAATACCTCACCCACCAATGTGCGCGGCATGATGATGCTGACGGAAGATACCGCGGACCGCCTGGGCGTCACCGACCGGCTGGATGCGCGGCAAAGCATATTGGGTGGCGCACGCTATATTGTGATGCTGAAAGACATGCTGCCTGAGCGCATCCCCGAGCCAGACCGCACCTGGCTGGCGCTGGCCGCTTACAACATCGGCTTTGCGCATCTGGAAGACGCGCGGATTTTGACCAAGCGCCTGAAGCTGAACCCGGATAGCTGGGCGGATGTGAAAAAAACCCTGCCCCTGCTTAATCGCGCGGAACATTACTCCACGCTGAAATACGGCTATGCGAGTGGCGGTGCACCGGTGGTGTTTGTCG